From one Chlamydiota bacterium genomic stretch:
- the bfmBAB_1 gene encoding 2-oxoisovalerate dehydrogenase subunit beta: MKHQEINMREALRQAIQEEMVRDKNVFVMGEEVGEYNGAYKITKGLLDQFGKQRIVDTPISELGFAGIGIGAAMTGLRPIIEFMSFNFSFVGCDQIISNAAKMHYMSGGRFHVPIVFRGPNGSAAQVSCQHSHCVEAFYSLFPGLIVISPYTVYDAKGLLKSAIRNNNPVIFLENELSYGVKQSIPKEEYFVEIGKANVLKKGKDLTLVSNSRMLNWCEEVAAELFREKQIDIEIIDLRTIKPLDITTIAESVKKTHFCCIVEEGHYFTGLSAEIAFQIQEHVFDYLDAPIKRVCQKETPMPYSKVLEHATLPNKLRIKAAILEMLRK, encoded by the coding sequence ATGAAACATCAAGAAATTAACATGCGCGAAGCTTTAAGACAAGCCATCCAAGAAGAGATGGTACGAGATAAAAATGTCTTTGTCATGGGCGAAGAAGTGGGTGAATATAATGGCGCTTACAAAATCACAAAAGGATTGTTAGATCAGTTTGGCAAGCAGCGTATTGTCGATACACCCATCTCAGAGCTTGGATTTGCAGGCATTGGGATTGGCGCTGCGATGACAGGACTTAGGCCTATTATTGAATTCATGAGTTTTAATTTCTCTTTTGTCGGTTGTGATCAGATTATTTCTAATGCCGCAAAAATGCACTACATGTCAGGCGGGCGTTTTCACGTACCCATTGTTTTTCGAGGGCCTAATGGATCGGCTGCCCAAGTCTCTTGCCAGCATTCGCATTGCGTCGAGGCATTTTATTCTCTTTTCCCAGGACTTATTGTGATTTCCCCTTACACTGTTTACGATGCGAAAGGATTACTTAAATCAGCAATTCGCAATAATAATCCTGTGATCTTTTTAGAAAACGAACTTTCCTATGGCGTGAAACAAAGTATTCCTAAAGAAGAATACTTTGTGGAAATTGGAAAGGCCAATGTCTTGAAAAAAGGCAAAGATCTTACCTTGGTTTCAAACAGTCGTATGTTGAACTGGTGCGAAGAAGTGGCGGCTGAACTTTTCAGAGAAAAACAGATCGATATTGAGATTATTGATTTAAGAACCATCAAGCCTTTAGATATCACAACGATTGCAGAATCTGTCAAAAAAACGCACTTTTGCTGCATCGTGGAAGAAGGACACTATTTTACAGGTTTAAGTGCAGAAATTGCCTTTCAGATTCAGGAACATGTGTTTGATTATTTAGATGCGCCCATTAAACGCGTATGCCAAAAAGAAACA